In Intestinibacillus sp. Marseille-P6563, a single genomic region encodes these proteins:
- a CDS encoding chromate transporter, with the protein MQYLHLYLAFLRLGAFTFGGGLAMLPLLRQEAIDRYHWVTEEELIDMYAVAQCTPGIIAVNTSVYVGYRVAGIGGVFAAVLGQVTSPMCVMTILAMLFHNHLDTGAFQHALAGIGAMVCVFLTNTVWTMGKKCIRDRFTAILGMAAFVLGMALDLPILLLTLGGGIVAVLYAALTGRWHT; encoded by the coding sequence ATGCAATATCTTCATCTTTATCTGGCCTTTCTGCGGCTGGGAGCCTTTACCTTTGGCGGCGGATTGGCGATGCTGCCGCTGCTGCGGCAGGAAGCAATCGACCGGTACCATTGGGTCACCGAAGAAGAACTGATCGATATGTATGCGGTCGCACAGTGTACGCCGGGGATCATTGCGGTCAACACCTCGGTGTATGTCGGCTATCGGGTGGCCGGGATCGGCGGTGTGTTTGCAGCCGTACTCGGACAGGTCACATCGCCCATGTGTGTGATGACCATTCTGGCGATGCTGTTTCACAATCATCTGGACACCGGGGCCTTTCAGCATGCCCTGGCGGGCATTGGCGCCATGGTCTGTGTGTTTTTGACGAATACGGTCTGGACTATGGGCAAAAAATGTATCCGCGACCGGTTCACCGCCATCTTGGGTATGGCCGCTTTTGTGCTCGGTATGGCTTTGGACCTGCCGATTTTGCTGCTGACGCTCGGCGGGGGAATCGTCGCGGTGTTGTATGCCGCGCTGACCGGGAGGTGGCATACATGA
- a CDS encoding TRAP transporter substrate-binding protein: MRLPRKILALALVGSTLLINAGCEPLDAVAAPDEQGELVVSIAYDAQPDSVTGIIASSLAEKLEEKSDGKITAHVYPSGQLGSDKELIQSCISGDVEFVVQNHSAQVNDIVGTKVLDMPYLFPNIDIARATLDDPEFREVYDALYPEVGLKLLMISDMGYRQTSSNRKLETLEDFKGLDIRTMENPIHLALWKALGANPTPMNRSEVFLALQQGLLMAQEDPYVNFLLNNYQEVQTYAVATNHLFHDITVITNDRFYQELPAEYQDWIDESCEELLPESRAVSDDINNEQDLIDAGMEVIHLSDEVFNQIAEIEEQEVWPMIREEVGDELTDALLDAVERAKAAYGYTE; encoded by the coding sequence ATGAGATTGCCACGAAAAATTTTGGCGCTGGCCCTGGTCGGCAGTACGCTGCTGATTAACGCGGGCTGCGAACCGCTGGACGCGGTCGCCGCGCCCGACGAACAGGGGGAACTGGTCGTCAGCATCGCGTATGATGCGCAGCCCGATTCGGTCACCGGCATCATCGCTTCCAGCCTGGCCGAAAAGCTGGAAGAAAAGAGCGACGGAAAAATCACCGCCCATGTGTATCCCTCCGGCCAGCTGGGTTCGGATAAGGAACTGATTCAAAGCTGCATTTCGGGCGACGTGGAATTTGTGGTGCAGAACCACTCGGCCCAGGTCAACGACATTGTGGGCACCAAGGTGTTGGACATGCCGTATCTGTTCCCCAACATCGACATCGCCCGCGCCACGCTGGATGACCCGGAGTTCCGCGAAGTGTACGACGCCCTCTATCCCGAAGTGGGACTCAAGCTCCTCATGATTTCGGATATGGGCTACCGCCAGACGTCCTCCAACCGCAAGCTGGAAACGCTGGAAGACTTCAAGGGCCTGGATATCCGCACCATGGAAAACCCCATCCATCTGGCGCTTTGGAAGGCGCTGGGCGCCAACCCCACGCCGATGAACCGCAGCGAAGTGTTCTTGGCTTTGCAGCAGGGGCTGCTGATGGCGCAGGAGGACCCGTATGTCAATTTCCTGCTGAATAATTATCAGGAAGTGCAGACCTATGCGGTGGCGACCAACCATCTGTTCCATGATATTACGGTGATTACCAACGACCGGTTCTATCAGGAACTGCCGGCCGAATATCAGGACTGGATCGACGAAAGCTGTGAAGAACTGCTGCCCGAGTCGCGTGCGGTTTCGGACGACATCAACAACGAACAGGATCTGATCGACGCAGGCATGGAAGTCATCCACCTGTCCGACGAGGTCTTCAACCAGATCGCGGAAATCGAAGAACAGGAAGTTTGGCCGATGATCCGTGAAGAAGTGGGCGACGAACTGACCGACGCGCTGCTGGATGCCGTCGAGCGGGCCAAAGCCGCCTACGGTTACACCGAATAA
- a CDS encoding TRAP transporter small permease, translating to MRVVKWLDRHAEEVLLVVMLIAMLIIEIAQIFMRRVMGASLSWAEEVVRYLFVWSGFLSISFTIQNQSAMRLTMLVAALPRMARHVCIAFVYIMLTVFFGYMSAVAIVQLGSMHQTSAALGMPMVYVYLAPVLGFILTVIRCLQALVIVFKGFGRSNDHDIVINTKPEEGGANG from the coding sequence ATGCGAGTCGTAAAATGGCTGGACCGGCATGCCGAAGAAGTCTTGCTGGTCGTGATGCTGATTGCGATGCTCATCATTGAGATCGCGCAGATTTTCATGCGCCGCGTGATGGGAGCGTCGTTGTCCTGGGCCGAGGAAGTGGTACGATATTTGTTTGTCTGGTCGGGCTTCCTCAGCATCAGTTTCACCATCCAAAACCAATCGGCCATGCGGTTGACCATGCTGGTCGCAGCGCTGCCGCGCATGGCGCGCCACGTCTGCATCGCGTTTGTGTACATCATGCTGACCGTATTTTTCGGGTACATGTCGGCGGTTGCCATCGTGCAGCTGGGCTCCATGCACCAGACCAGCGCAGCGCTGGGTATGCCGATGGTCTACGTCTATTTGGCACCGGTGCTCGGTTTTATTTTGACCGTCATCCGCTGCTTGCAGGCACTGGTAATTGTGTTTAAAGGCTTTGGTAGAAGCAACGATCACGATATCGTCATCAATACCAAGCCGGAGGAAGGAGGCGCAAACGGATGA
- a CDS encoding putative quinol monooxygenase gives MIVTIARQVIKPECMDAYHKLAQELVSKSVAEAGCVSYYSVQAEDDPRVHLFVECWKDQAAIDFHGATEHFTRIVPQFAAMFADAEVVTRYQVLA, from the coding sequence ATGATCGTCACCATTGCAAGACAAGTCATCAAGCCGGAATGTATGGACGCATATCACAAGCTTGCACAGGAGCTTGTGAGCAAATCGGTAGCCGAAGCCGGATGCGTTAGCTATTATTCGGTGCAGGCCGAGGACGACCCGCGGGTGCACCTGTTTGTCGAATGCTGGAAAGACCAGGCCGCTATTGATTTTCATGGCGCGACTGAGCATTTCACCCGCATTGTGCCGCAGTTTGCAGCCATGTTTGCGGATGCGGAGGTCGTGACCCGCTATCAGGTGCTCGCCTGA
- a CDS encoding DUF6774 domain-containing protein, with product MDANQLAATITALAITISDTHTPEEIALLASVFVQLGDTLATLATKRAADAAHRTQTGE from the coding sequence TTGGATGCAAACCAACTCGCGGCAACGATTACTGCACTGGCTATCACCATTTCCGATACCCATACCCCAGAAGAAATTGCCTTGCTGGCATCGGTCTTTGTGCAATTGGGCGATACGCTTGCCACCTTGGCAACCAAACGCGCAGCCGATGCGGCGCACCGAACGCAAACAGGCGAATGA
- a CDS encoding TRAP transporter large permease: protein MIGAIFAGMIVLLLLAVPICVVIAMICLIPYGLDPTFAASPMFILRNMVSGLDSITLIAIPMFVLSGIIMARGGISKKLFNVFSYFIGDKTGGLPCAVVITCLFYGAISGSAPATTAAVGAMTIPLLVSLGYDLTFCAALVAIAGGLGVIIPPSIPFILYSMNSGASVGELFIAGILPGILIGVCLMIYSVYYCKKHGEDKEKLHENIGELREKGFLRVFLDSFWALLSPVIILGTIYGGICTPTEAAVISVVYALIICLFVYKTLQPKDLYAVLREGVETYAPILFILGAAQAFSRVLTLTQAPQELASVMGSTFTSGIALILVINLFLLFVGMVMDTGPAILILTPILVPIVTNAGFDPVHFGVIMIVNLAIGFVTPPIGNNLYVASTLTKLPVTAIAKKAVPFMGAFFIALLIIVFVPQVSLLLVR from the coding sequence ATGATTGGTGCAATTTTTGCAGGTATGATCGTTTTATTGTTGCTGGCCGTCCCGATTTGTGTGGTCATTGCGATGATCTGCCTGATTCCGTATGGTTTGGACCCGACCTTTGCCGCAAGCCCGATGTTCATTTTGCGCAACATGGTTTCCGGCCTGGACTCTATCACGCTGATCGCCATTCCGATGTTCGTGCTGTCGGGCATCATCATGGCACGCGGCGGCATTTCCAAAAAGCTGTTTAACGTATTTTCCTACTTCATTGGCGATAAGACCGGCGGTCTGCCGTGTGCGGTGGTCATTACCTGCCTGTTTTATGGCGCCATTTCCGGCTCGGCTCCCGCGACAACGGCGGCGGTCGGCGCGATGACCATCCCGCTGCTCGTCAGCTTGGGCTATGACCTGACCTTCTGTGCCGCGCTCGTCGCGATCGCGGGCGGCCTGGGCGTTATCATCCCGCCGTCCATCCCGTTTATCCTGTATTCGATGAACTCGGGCGCCTCGGTCGGTGAACTGTTCATCGCCGGTATCCTGCCCGGCATCCTCATCGGCGTATGCCTGATGATCTATTCTGTGTACTACTGCAAGAAGCATGGCGAGGACAAAGAGAAGCTGCACGAGAATATCGGCGAACTGCGCGAAAAGGGCTTCCTCCGCGTTTTCCTGGACAGCTTCTGGGCGCTGCTCAGCCCGGTCATCATTCTGGGCACCATCTACGGCGGCATTTGCACGCCGACCGAAGCGGCGGTCATCTCGGTGGTCTATGCGCTCATCATCTGCCTGTTCGTTTACAAGACGCTCCAGCCCAAGGACCTGTATGCCGTCCTGCGCGAAGGCGTGGAAACCTATGCGCCGATTCTGTTCATCCTGGGCGCGGCACAGGCATTCAGCCGCGTACTGACCTTGACACAGGCGCCGCAGGAACTGGCAAGTGTAATGGGTTCCACCTTTACATCTGGCATTGCGCTGATTTTGGTCATCAACCTGTTCCTGCTGTTTGTCGGCATGGTCATGGATACCGGCCCGGCCATCCTGATTTTGACCCCGATTTTGGTGCCGATCGTCACCAATGCAGGCTTTGACCCGGTTCATTTCGGCGTTATCATGATCGTAAACCTCGCAATTGGCTTTGTCACTCCGCCGATTGGCAACAACCTTTACGTTGCTTCCACCCTGACCAAACTCCCGGTGACTGCCATCGCCAAAAAGGCAGTCCCCTTTATGGGCGCATTCTTCATTGCGCTGCTGATCATTGTCTTTGTACCGCAGGTTTCCCTGCTGCTCGTGCGATAA
- the aroE gene encoding shikimate dehydrogenase, with amino-acid sequence MLPSVSTRYIALLGKPLGFSRASAMQNAALRACRLDALYFPLECTEDDLPVLLPAFRRMPFLGFAVTKPLKMKILDYLDSVDLMAGQIGACNTVKLENGCLVGYNTDGTGFVQALAEQIDFTGKNMLVLGAGGAARAISFACAVHGIGGIQIMNRTPANAQALARDLVHGAGISAEALPYCAQIPRDIMQQVDILVNATGLGMQPYVGQSPLAPDCLMPHVLVCDLAYNPSETQLLLDAKKIGCRTMNGFQMAVYQGAHQFERLTGHQAPYEQMLSHMQRRGRKGG; translated from the coding sequence ATGCTGCCTTCGGTTTCGACGCGCTACATTGCGCTTCTGGGCAAGCCGTTGGGATTTTCCCGGGCATCGGCCATGCAAAATGCGGCGCTGCGCGCGTGCCGGTTGGATGCACTGTATTTCCCGCTGGAATGCACGGAGGACGACCTGCCGGTGCTGCTGCCTGCCTTTCGGCGGATGCCGTTTTTGGGCTTTGCCGTGACCAAACCGCTGAAAATGAAAATCCTGGACTATTTGGACAGTGTGGATTTGATGGCCGGGCAGATTGGCGCGTGCAATACGGTCAAGCTGGAAAATGGATGCCTGGTGGGGTATAACACCGATGGGACCGGCTTTGTCCAGGCACTGGCCGAACAGATCGATTTTACCGGCAAGAACATGTTGGTGCTGGGCGCAGGCGGTGCCGCGCGGGCGATCAGCTTTGCCTGTGCCGTGCACGGGATCGGCGGCATCCAAATCATGAACCGCACCCCGGCGAATGCCCAGGCATTGGCGCGCGATTTGGTCCATGGCGCCGGCATATCGGCCGAAGCGCTGCCATATTGCGCGCAAATCCCGCGGGACATCATGCAGCAGGTCGATATTCTGGTCAATGCGACCGGACTGGGGATGCAGCCCTATGTGGGGCAGTCGCCCCTGGCGCCCGATTGTTTGATGCCGCATGTGCTGGTCTGTGATCTGGCGTACAATCCATCGGAGACGCAGTTGCTGCTCGATGCCAAAAAAATTGGATGTCGTACGATGAATGGCTTTCAAATGGCTGTTTATCAGGGGGCCCATCAGTTTGAACGATTGACAGGGCATCAGGCACCCTATGAACAAATGCTTTCCCATATGCAGCGGAGAGGGAGAAAGGGTGGCTGA
- a CDS encoding chromate transporter, whose product MICVQLFLNFARIAICTLGGGAATIPFLMELPEKYGWVTEEQLAAIIAVGESAPGPGGVNMASCIGYQAAGIPGVLSAVAGLCLPSIVIVTIVAVCVHGFQDRPLVKQFFYGLRPAVVAAIAAAVVGLMGLILLREHQLYGRAILIYIAGFAVTHLPVCKRVPLIVWIVAAGAAGMAFSC is encoded by the coding sequence ATGATCTGTGTGCAGCTGTTTTTGAATTTTGCGCGGATTGCGATCTGCACCCTGGGCGGCGGCGCGGCGACCATCCCGTTTTTAATGGAACTGCCCGAAAAATACGGCTGGGTGACCGAGGAGCAGCTTGCCGCCATCATTGCCGTTGGCGAAAGTGCGCCGGGGCCAGGCGGCGTCAACATGGCCAGCTGCATCGGCTACCAGGCGGCCGGGATTCCCGGCGTCCTCAGCGCGGTCGCGGGTTTGTGCCTGCCCAGTATCGTGATCGTAACGATCGTGGCGGTTTGTGTGCATGGATTTCAGGACCGGCCGCTCGTCAAGCAGTTTTTTTATGGCTTGCGGCCAGCCGTTGTCGCAGCGATTGCAGCGGCCGTGGTCGGGCTGATGGGACTGATACTGCTGCGCGAGCACCAGCTCTATGGGCGCGCGATTCTGATTTATATCGCCGGTTTTGCCGTCACCCATTTGCCGGTTTGCAAACGGGTCCCGCTGATCGTATGGATCGTCGCCGCCGGAGCGGCAGGCATGGCGTTTTCGTGTTAA
- a CDS encoding sugar phosphate isomerase/epimerase family protein encodes MKVSVITNGISQDYETCCKIMQETGVQYDELQEVYGKRVELLSEQEAQQIKALNDQYGITPVSVTTHAFAGVDVMSLEIGDAIYEKHMNLLKNGIRVAKIVGAPQVRAMPFTKAIVLHGAHGSDQWNAGGNKAWPKFIELYRPIAALAEAEDMTITVENGFNAMIVSGYQCRKFIEELGCDKIKILWDPANALYYGDIPYPNAYNEIRDCLGHVHIKDLNCSIIEGWVDIKNIGHGMMAPYLDDIREALERDGYEGYISLENIYRPDGGDFVDGYYLDIPELKKRFE; translated from the coding sequence ATGAAAGTCAGCGTCATTACAAACGGCATCAGCCAGGACTATGAAACCTGCTGTAAGATCATGCAGGAAACCGGGGTTCAGTATGACGAACTGCAAGAAGTTTATGGAAAGCGTGTAGAACTGCTCAGCGAGCAGGAAGCACAACAGATCAAGGCACTGAACGACCAATATGGAATCACGCCGGTTTCGGTGACCACCCACGCTTTTGCAGGTGTCGATGTCATGAGCCTGGAAATCGGCGATGCCATCTATGAAAAGCATATGAATCTGCTAAAAAACGGCATTCGGGTTGCCAAAATTGTCGGCGCACCGCAGGTACGTGCCATGCCGTTCACCAAGGCGATTGTCTTGCATGGCGCACACGGTTCCGACCAGTGGAACGCCGGCGGCAACAAGGCTTGGCCCAAGTTCATCGAACTGTATCGTCCCATTGCCGCGTTGGCCGAGGCAGAGGATATGACGATCACGGTGGAAAACGGCTTCAATGCCATGATCGTTTCCGGGTATCAGTGCCGGAAGTTCATCGAGGAACTGGGATGCGACAAGATCAAGATCTTGTGGGACCCGGCCAATGCCCTGTATTATGGTGACATTCCGTATCCGAACGCGTACAATGAAATTCGGGATTGTTTGGGCCATGTCCATATCAAAGACCTCAACTGCTCGATCATCGAAGGCTGGGTGGATATCAAAAACATCGGCCACGGTATGATGGCGCCTTACTTGGACGACATCCGCGAAGCGCTCGAGCGCGACGGCTATGAGGGATACATTTCTTTGGAAAATATCTATCGGCCGGACGGCGGTGATTTTGTAGACGGGTATTATCTGGACATCCCGGAGCTGAAAAAGCGGTTTGAATAA
- a CDS encoding helix-turn-helix domain-containing protein produces MGAGLTQEAAAEQLHVSPRSVQKYESGEQTPPPDIVARMAQTYAAPWLNNWYCVHQCPLGCERNLPTEAIELQQAALLLGAIENPQQLSQDARRLFQISLDRVIDDGEIDDYIAIAQRLSQLGYVSQAIEMVLKQHLLQTKKSPDRTGIRSGERR; encoded by the coding sequence ATCGGTGCGGGTCTGACACAGGAAGCCGCAGCCGAACAGCTCCATGTATCGCCGCGCAGCGTGCAGAAGTACGAATCCGGCGAACAAACGCCGCCCCCGGATATTGTCGCACGTATGGCACAAACCTATGCAGCGCCATGGCTGAATAACTGGTATTGCGTGCATCAATGCCCCTTGGGCTGCGAGCGCAACCTGCCGACCGAGGCCATCGAACTGCAACAGGCAGCCTTGCTGCTCGGTGCAATCGAAAATCCGCAACAGCTCTCACAGGATGCCCGGCGGCTGTTTCAGATCTCACTCGACCGGGTGATCGACGATGGCGAGATCGACGATTATATCGCCATTGCACAGCGGCTCAGCCAGCTGGGCTATGTGTCGCAAGCCATTGAAATGGTACTCAAACAACATCTGCTGCAAACAAAAAAATCCCCCGATCGTACGGGAATACGATCCGGGGAAAGACGTTAG
- a CDS encoding DnaB-like helicase C-terminal domain-containing protein: protein MDDVRTLPRQISSQAAVLGCLLIDSSLCGEIFSRVQAEDFITPEYRHVFEAAQRVFFSGKDVDAHDRSVGFFSLETSEGQLYDRLVAQTCLIDFGDIKARKISERDYIRLTDRQRELGARKLDIIRASGMSASDIQAITLAKRYQVIVIDYLQLLRETGSNANRTEAVSRMSIELHQLAQTHGVTVIALSQLGRPENKGETQQKAPTLSSLRENCARTGPPGSVLSLGFQQPIGCFLYASAHKFLDLPLDNLFV from the coding sequence ATGGATGATGTACGTACGCTGCCCCGGCAGATTTCGTCCCAGGCGGCGGTGCTGGGGTGCCTGCTGATCGACTCCAGCTTGTGCGGGGAGATTTTCTCCCGCGTGCAGGCCGAGGATTTCATCACCCCCGAATACCGCCACGTGTTTGAAGCCGCGCAGCGGGTGTTCTTTTCCGGCAAGGACGTGGACGCGCACGACCGGTCGGTCGGGTTTTTCAGTCTGGAAACCAGCGAAGGTCAGCTATACGACCGGTTGGTCGCCCAGACCTGTCTGATCGATTTTGGGGATATCAAAGCGCGCAAGATCTCCGAACGCGATTACATACGCCTGACCGACCGGCAGCGCGAACTGGGCGCGCGCAAGCTGGACATCATCCGGGCCAGCGGCATGTCGGCGTCCGATATCCAGGCCATCACGCTCGCCAAGCGGTATCAGGTCATCGTCATCGATTATTTGCAGCTGCTGCGCGAAACCGGCAGCAACGCCAACCGCACCGAAGCGGTCAGCCGCATGTCCATCGAACTGCACCAGCTGGCGCAGACCCATGGCGTGACCGTCATCGCCCTGAGTCAGCTTGGCCGCCCGGAAAACAAGGGAGAAACACAGCAAAAAGCCCCGACGCTTAGCAGCCTACGCGAAAATTGTGCTCGTACCGGGCCACCTGGGTCGGTTTTGAGTCTCGGATTCCAACAGCCTATTGGGTGTTTCCTCTACGCTTCCGCACACAAGTTCCTTGATCTACCCCTTGATAACCTCTTCGTTTAG
- a CDS encoding helix-turn-helix domain-containing protein, with product MIKLHFEKQASTFLRDNQDFQVTEITHVFGNPNWVFHFHSHENLSEIIYIADGQGTYMLNGSVFHAHAGDLLVINPNTVHAVLSDPNNALDAWTLTMTGIQLDHLPPGYIISPQTYPYYAAGATGESIRLLLERILSAYTQDATGDYTNDLTHILGLSVLLMVHRMVEHSDSAQKPTQKETARRQIALDVLHYIDKNYCTTIKIDDLANRFHVSSSHLAHLFTSEFGISPINYQISRRMSDAQWQLIRTTHSVSAIARAVGYENPYHFTKLFTKHIGLHPQEFREQYTTVKPDESSLFA from the coding sequence ATGATCAAGTTGCATTTTGAAAAGCAGGCTTCGACATTCCTGCGGGACAATCAGGATTTTCAAGTGACCGAGATCACCCATGTTTTTGGCAATCCCAACTGGGTGTTTCATTTCCATTCGCATGAAAACCTGTCGGAAATCATCTACATTGCCGATGGACAGGGCACTTACATGCTCAACGGCTCGGTCTTTCATGCGCATGCGGGCGATCTGCTGGTCATCAACCCCAATACCGTGCATGCGGTTTTGTCCGACCCAAACAATGCACTCGATGCCTGGACGCTCACCATGACCGGCATCCAGCTGGACCATCTGCCGCCCGGCTACATCATTTCGCCGCAGACCTATCCGTATTATGCGGCCGGCGCCACCGGGGAGAGCATCCGCCTGCTGCTCGAGCGCATCCTGTCCGCCTATACCCAGGACGCGACGGGCGATTATACCAACGATTTGACCCATATTCTGGGGCTTTCGGTGCTTTTGATGGTGCACCGCATGGTGGAGCACAGCGATTCGGCGCAGAAGCCTACCCAAAAGGAAACGGCACGCCGCCAAATCGCGCTCGATGTGCTGCATTACATCGACAAGAATTACTGCACGACCATCAAAATCGACGACCTGGCCAACCGGTTCCATGTCAGTTCCAGCCATCTGGCCCACCTGTTTACCTCCGAATTCGGCATTTCGCCCATCAATTATCAGATCAGCCGCCGCATGTCGGATGCACAGTGGCAGCTCATCCGCACGACCCATTCGGTCAGCGCGATTGCCCGGGCGGTCGGATATGAAAACCCCTATCACTTTACCAAGCTGTTTACCAAGCACATCGGCCTGCATCCGCAGGAGTTTCGGGAGCAATACACCACCGTAAAACCCGATGAATCCTCCCTTTTCGCCTGA
- a CDS encoding helix-turn-helix transcriptional regulator — protein sequence MICKIALLREKRKLTQAQLAAACGVSQQGISKIETGNSDPSCSLAFKIAKTLGCTIDELFDDGKENKKCL from the coding sequence TTGATTTGCAAAATTGCATTGCTGCGTGAAAAACGTAAATTGACGCAGGCTCAGCTTGCAGCTGCATGTGGTGTTTCGCAGCAGGGAATCAGTAAAATTGAAACCGGCAACAGCGATCCATCTTGCTCTTTGGCCTTTAAAATTGCGAAAACCCTCGGCTGCACCATTGATGAATTATTCGACGACGGAAAGGAGAACAAAAAATGCTTGTAA
- a CDS encoding NAD(P)-dependent oxidoreductase has product MKNVGIIGLGNMGMGMAKNLIKKGFPTKGYDIFAPKLDEFAQAGGTACHSPAEVGKGSDVVFVMVLNGQQALDVAFGEDGLVNTMAPGSVFFLTSTIGLGYAQKLGKGLAEKGIEMIDCAVSGGLPGAQNGTLTLMASGKKAVYDDCADVMAAIATNPNHVGEEPGQGQVVKACMQALVGAQYTAIFELMVMGCKAGVDPQVLQNVISTSVAGSKLFDICVPLIMDRKFKNTGSSLAVMSKDLNITMDLAREVGCAMPTVAIAREMVQAGFVRYPDEDNWAVTKILEEIAQTEVKRR; this is encoded by the coding sequence ATGAAAAACGTAGGCATCATCGGACTGGGCAATATGGGCATGGGCATGGCCAAGAATCTCATTAAAAAAGGCTTCCCGACCAAGGGCTATGATATTTTTGCGCCCAAGCTGGACGAGTTTGCACAGGCAGGCGGCACGGCTTGCCATTCGCCGGCCGAAGTTGGCAAGGGCAGCGACGTGGTTTTTGTGATGGTCCTCAACGGCCAGCAGGCGCTGGACGTTGCATTCGGTGAAGACGGTCTGGTGAACACCATGGCGCCCGGTTCGGTCTTTTTCCTGACCTCCACCATCGGTCTGGGGTATGCCCAGAAGCTCGGCAAGGGCCTGGCTGAAAAGGGCATTGAAATGATCGACTGCGCGGTATCGGGCGGTCTGCCGGGCGCACAGAACGGTACGTTGACGCTGATGGCATCGGGTAAGAAAGCAGTTTATGATGATTGTGCCGATGTTATGGCAGCGATCGCGACCAACCCGAACCATGTCGGCGAAGAGCCCGGCCAGGGCCAGGTGGTCAAGGCCTGCATGCAGGCACTGGTCGGCGCGCAGTACACGGCGATTTTCGAACTGATGGTCATGGGCTGCAAGGCAGGCGTGGACCCGCAGGTGCTGCAAAATGTAATCAGCACGTCGGTTGCAGGCAGCAAGCTGTTTGATATTTGTGTGCCGCTGATCATGGACCGCAAGTTCAAGAACACCGGTTCTTCGCTGGCGGTCATGAGCAAGGACCTCAACATCACCATGGATTTGGCGCGGGAAGTTGGCTGCGCGATGCCGACCGTTGCCATTGCCCGTGAAATGGTACAGGCTGGCTTTGTCCGTTACCCGGATGAGGACAACTGGGCAGTCACCAAGATTCTGGAAGAGATTGCGCAGACCGAAGTCAAGCGCCGCTAA
- a CDS encoding TIM barrel protein gives MKKSICIEKIFLEYDFYDRFAKVAEAGFQYVEFGYWPGRDIDRIKAECDKYGLTVTTFSADFKASLIVPEDRAEFLDYIAKSIEVAKKLNCKNLVIHSQAMDDTGKFTHDGSDLPEVVKLYSAALTAQDAAKLAEEAGVTLVLEAVNNISKPGYYMTTSNFTGNLCKVVGSPNLKILYDIWHMQQMEGNMVANLRKYGDVLGYIHVGDCPERHEPGTGEINFDKIKQVVCEELGLDVVWGFELDPEISSEDCVKKLAAF, from the coding sequence ATGAAAAAGTCCATCTGTATCGAAAAGATTTTTTTGGAATATGATTTTTATGACCGTTTTGCCAAGGTCGCCGAAGCCGGGTTCCAGTATGTCGAATTTGGATACTGGCCGGGCCGTGACATCGACCGCATCAAGGCCGAGTGCGACAAATATGGCCTGACCGTCACCACGTTCTCGGCCGACTTCAAGGCATCGCTGATCGTACCCGAAGACCGCGCCGAATTCCTCGATTACATCGCCAAATCGATCGAAGTGGCCAAGAAACTGAACTGCAAAAACCTGGTCATCCACTCACAGGCCATGGACGATACCGGCAAGTTCACCCATGACGGCAGTGACCTGCCCGAAGTGGTCAAGCTGTACAGCGCCGCTCTGACCGCACAGGATGCGGCCAAGCTGGCTGAAGAGGCAGGCGTGACCCTGGTGCTCGAAGCGGTCAACAACATTTCCAAGCCCGGCTATTACATGACCACCAGCAACTTTACGGGCAATCTGTGCAAGGTGGTCGGTTCGCCCAACCTGAAAATCTTGTATGACATCTGGCACATGCAGCAAATGGAAGGCAACATGGTCGCCAATCTGCGCAAATATGGCGATGTGCTGGGCTACATCCATGTGGGCGACTGCCCGGAGCGGCATGAGCCGGGCACGGGCGAGATCAATTTCGATAAAATCAAGCAGGTGGTCTGCGAGGAACTGGGGCTGGATGTTGTCTGGGGCTTTGAACTCGACCCGGAGATTTCCTCGGAAGACTGTGTGAAAAAGTTAGCGGCATTTTGA